The following proteins come from a genomic window of Nitrosopumilus sp.:
- a CDS encoding MFS transporter, with the protein MQKLQVNNLVRSATFFQHAGISIIFVFMPIIAKGVTESIFEIGLLVASFSFAQILSEIYFGRHSDKKGTRLKFIRIGFIGCAITFGLHYFAADLTMFFIVRIAAGVASGIMIPAMIAYTYEANIDKKRAATVISFHALGWLAGIAAAGIANDLKLIFLISAASFVIGLLFTIKLPNPQQEKELKPGTTKNVIAKNKFLFSSLLLRHIGAAAVWTILPIMLMERLGAELYQVSIVYVANTLTAFILMNVMASKIHLSNVTKFKIGIGFTTFVFIGLVLVTDWWMVMPFMSLVGATWAFLFIGGNFHLMENNPRSTSTGIFSSTLSIATVVGPVVAGSIAFVFDYAAVMYFAIAIIVCAFVVSLKIKK; encoded by the coding sequence ATGCAAAAACTTCAAGTAAACAACCTAGTTAGAAGTGCAACATTTTTTCAGCATGCTGGAATCTCAATTATCTTTGTTTTCATGCCCATTATTGCAAAAGGTGTAACAGAATCTATTTTTGAAATTGGACTTTTAGTAGCGTCATTTAGTTTTGCTCAGATTTTATCTGAAATTTATTTTGGAAGACATTCAGACAAAAAAGGAACTAGGCTCAAATTCATCAGAATAGGCTTCATAGGATGTGCAATTACCTTTGGATTGCATTATTTTGCGGCTGATCTCACCATGTTTTTCATTGTCAGAATTGCTGCAGGAGTAGCAAGCGGAATTATGATTCCTGCAATGATTGCATATACCTATGAGGCAAATATTGATAAAAAACGAGCAGCTACTGTAATCTCGTTTCATGCATTGGGATGGCTAGCTGGAATTGCAGCTGCCGGAATTGCAAATGATCTAAAATTGATTTTCTTAATCAGTGCAGCATCGTTTGTCATTGGATTATTATTTACAATCAAACTTCCAAATCCCCAGCAAGAAAAAGAGCTGAAACCAGGAACTACAAAAAATGTCATTGCAAAAAACAAATTTCTATTCTCATCATTACTATTAAGACACATTGGTGCAGCTGCTGTATGGACTATACTTCCAATTATGCTAATGGAAAGATTAGGTGCAGAGCTTTATCAGGTATCAATCGTATATGTTGCAAACACACTGACTGCATTTATCTTGATGAATGTGATGGCAAGCAAAATACACCTATCCAATGTAACTAAATTCAAAATCGGCATAGGGTTTACAACATTTGTATTTATTGGACTGGTGTTAGTTACTGATTGGTGGATGGTAATGCCATTCATGTCACTTGTTGGAGCAACGTGGGCATTTTTGTTTATTGGTGGAAATTTCCATTTGATGGAAAATAATCCACGTTCGACATCAACTGGAATATTTAGTTCAACATTATCAATTGCAACAGTAGTAGGTCCAGTAGTTGCAGGAAGCATTGCATTTGTTTTTGATTATGCGGCAGTCATGTATTTTGCAATTGCCATAATTGTTTGTGCGTTTGTAGTATCACTAAAGATTAAAAAATAA
- the lysM gene encoding HTH-type transcriptional regulator LysM, protein MYKDKVDEKIIGYLKEDARESFVDIGKKLKLSESAVRRRVKNLVDSGTIKKFTLELGEENATSAIVLVSVDSATDTSKVSLKLAKLEGVKTVYEITGQYDITTIISASSIAEINNAIDALRKIPGVVDTNTVIILRKIV, encoded by the coding sequence ATGTACAAGGATAAAGTAGACGAGAAGATTATCGGATACCTAAAAGAAGATGCCAGAGAATCATTTGTAGACATTGGTAAAAAATTAAAACTTTCTGAATCAGCAGTTAGAAGGCGTGTAAAAAATTTAGTAGACAGTGGCACAATCAAGAAATTTACCCTGGAACTTGGCGAAGAAAATGCAACAAGTGCAATTGTTTTAGTTTCAGTAGATTCCGCTACTGATACATCCAAAGTTTCCCTCAAACTTGCAAAATTAGAAGGAGTAAAAACAGTTTATGAAATAACAGGTCAATACGACATTACAACAATAATAAGTGCATCAAGTATTGCTGAAATTAACAACGCCATTGATGCATTAAGAAAGATTCCAGGTGTGGTAGATACAAACACTGTAATAATTTTGAGAAAAATAGTCTAA
- the lysX gene encoding lysine biosynthesis protein LysX, which translates to MSKVCIVFDRLRAEEKMLQKEASDLGHDAVMLDAKITQINTDSKKEDYDFGDVVLERCVSYFRGLHFTASLEFLDVPVLNKFEVANICGNKMFMTLLLKKNNVPTPRTYFSFSSQSAAENLEKVGFPLVIKPVIGSWGRGVMPLKDKDTMEAVFEIRDITDSPHDRIYYLQELIKRPPRDIRVITVGDQPIAAMYRKSSGGFKTNIALGADPELCEISKEMEDMAVKASKAMGGGILGIDMMEDDQKGLVVHEVNNTVEFKGLARVSKRNIPKEIVEFALNYVRK; encoded by the coding sequence ATGTCAAAAGTCTGTATCGTGTTTGACCGCCTAAGAGCGGAAGAGAAGATGCTCCAAAAAGAAGCATCAGATCTAGGACATGATGCAGTAATGCTTGATGCAAAAATCACCCAAATAAACACAGATAGTAAAAAAGAAGATTATGATTTTGGCGACGTTGTTTTAGAACGATGCGTCAGCTATTTCAGAGGTCTGCATTTTACAGCAAGTCTAGAATTTTTAGATGTTCCAGTTTTAAACAAATTTGAAGTCGCAAACATTTGTGGAAATAAAATGTTCATGACATTGTTACTAAAGAAAAACAACGTTCCAACACCAAGAACATATTTTTCATTTTCCAGTCAAAGCGCAGCTGAGAATCTAGAGAAAGTTGGATTTCCCCTAGTGATCAAACCTGTAATTGGAAGTTGGGGAAGAGGAGTAATGCCATTAAAGGACAAGGATACCATGGAGGCAGTTTTTGAAATTAGAGACATAACTGATAGTCCACACGATAGAATTTACTATTTGCAGGAATTAATCAAAAGACCACCAAGAGACATCAGAGTAATTACAGTGGGAGACCAACCCATTGCAGCCATGTATAGAAAATCTTCAGGAGGTTTTAAAACAAACATTGCACTTGGGGCAGATCCTGAACTTTGTGAGATCTCAAAAGAGATGGAAGATATGGCCGTAAAAGCATCCAAAGCCATGGGCGGAGGAATTTTGGGAATTGACATGATGGAAGACGATCAAAAGGGACTGGTAGTCCACGAAGTGAACAACACAGTAGAATTCAAAGGATTGGCAAGAGTTTCTAAACGAAACATACCAAAAGAAATAGTAGAATTTGCCCTAAACTACGTTAGGAAATAA
- a CDS encoding argininosuccinate synthase gives MTQKGILAFSGGLDTSVVVKYLQEEHDMDVITVTVDVGQGDDAKKIAAKAKKLGVKKHYNIDARKEFVNKYIFPSIKANALYQKKYCLATALARPLIAEKVLEIAKKEKVTSLAHGCSGKGNDQVRFDITLRSGSDLPIIAPIRDKNLDRETELKFAKKHGIEIDAVAKRFSIDQNLWGRAIEGGVLEDPYNEPPDDAFIWVKTKNLPEKASYLEIKFEKGIPVAVDGKKLESQKLIEYINKKAGNAGVGIVDHIEDRVVGIKSREVYETPAATCLIEAHSDLEKMVHTKHENKFKSLIDDEWAYLVYSGLWQDPLRRDLDGFIEESQKPVSGTVKLKMYKGSLRVVGRKSDFSLYSHKIATYGTESTFDQRLAKGFVELWGMQSTEANKLQKKRSTKT, from the coding sequence ATGACTCAAAAAGGTATTCTTGCATTTTCTGGAGGCTTGGATACTTCAGTAGTTGTGAAATATTTACAGGAAGAACACGACATGGATGTCATTACAGTAACTGTAGATGTAGGTCAAGGCGATGATGCTAAAAAAATTGCAGCCAAAGCAAAAAAACTTGGTGTAAAAAAACACTACAACATAGATGCTAGAAAAGAATTTGTCAACAAGTACATTTTTCCATCAATCAAAGCAAATGCACTTTATCAAAAAAAATATTGTCTTGCAACAGCTCTTGCCAGGCCATTAATTGCAGAAAAAGTTTTAGAGATTGCAAAAAAAGAAAAAGTGACATCGCTTGCACACGGATGTTCAGGTAAAGGAAATGATCAAGTGCGTTTTGACATCACTTTACGTTCGGGTTCAGATCTTCCGATTATAGCTCCTATTAGAGACAAGAACTTGGACAGAGAAACTGAATTGAAATTTGCAAAGAAACACGGAATTGAAATTGATGCGGTAGCAAAGAGGTTCAGTATTGATCAAAATTTGTGGGGACGCGCAATTGAAGGCGGGGTGCTAGAGGATCCATACAACGAACCGCCAGATGACGCATTCATTTGGGTTAAGACAAAAAACTTGCCTGAAAAAGCATCATATTTGGAAATCAAATTTGAGAAGGGAATTCCAGTTGCAGTTGACGGAAAAAAATTAGAATCGCAGAAACTTATTGAATACATAAACAAAAAAGCAGGCAATGCGGGGGTCGGAATTGTTGATCATATTGAAGACAGAGTTGTCGGAATTAAATCCAGAGAAGTTTATGAAACACCAGCTGCGACCTGCCTAATTGAAGCTCATTCAGATCTAGAAAAAATGGTCCATACAAAACATGAAAACAAGTTCAAATCACTAATTGACGATGAATGGGCATATTTGGTGTATTCAGGCCTTTGGCAAGATCCACTAAGAAGAGATCTTGACGGATTTATCGAGGAATCACAAAAACCAGTTTCCGGAACAGTGAAACTCAAGATGTACAAAGGAAGTCTCAGAGTTGTTGGAAGAAAATCAGATTTTTCATTATACAGTCATAAAATCGCCACATATGGTACAGAATCAACATTTGATCAAAGATTAGCCAAAGGATTTGTAGAATTGTGGGGAATGCAGTCAACAGAAGCTAATAAATTACAAAAGAAAAGGTCAACAAAAACATGA
- a CDS encoding 2-isopropylmalate synthase — MKDPNHYANLYNAYDKNPKKIRVLDSTLREGEQHPGVSFTNKQRIQIAWMLDYFGVDQIEISPVVSNDHKEATKTIIKQGLKADIVSHGRALKEDIDISLDCDAKWCAAYLGISDIHLKDKLRISREEALRRAVETVEYAKSHGLKIRFTVEDGSRAEPEFLIKVCKAIEEAGVDRISLPDTVGIMRPIGMYNFVKKVKDVVDVPLDAHVHNDIGFAVANAFSACDAGVDQIHTTIDGIGERTGIPPLAEVAVALTYLYKSPNDFRLDMLLDLSRLIEEYTTIKPYDSKPIVGSSAYKHKAGTHLAAILRNPAAYEPIPPRAVGNRRRIVFGELAGKTGAAYLMSLLGLDKNDESAKAVAAGLKGLRMGDLIEIPLEDRLEKKITNDK; from the coding sequence ATGAAAGATCCGAATCACTATGCAAACCTGTATAACGCATATGACAAAAATCCAAAGAAGATCAGAGTCCTAGATAGCACTCTAAGGGAAGGAGAACAGCATCCAGGAGTGTCATTTACAAACAAACAGAGAATTCAGATTGCATGGATGTTAGATTATTTTGGAGTAGATCAAATAGAGATATCACCAGTAGTTTCAAATGATCACAAAGAAGCAACTAAAACAATTATCAAACAAGGATTAAAGGCAGACATTGTCTCTCACGGACGTGCACTCAAAGAAGACATAGATATTTCGTTAGATTGCGATGCAAAATGGTGTGCAGCTTATTTAGGAATTTCAGACATTCATCTTAAAGACAAACTGCGTATTTCAAGAGAAGAAGCACTTAGAAGAGCAGTTGAAACTGTAGAATATGCAAAATCTCATGGTCTTAAAATTAGATTTACCGTGGAAGACGGAAGTAGAGCAGAGCCGGAATTTTTAATCAAAGTTTGCAAGGCGATTGAAGAAGCAGGTGTTGATAGAATCAGTCTTCCAGATACAGTCGGGATAATGCGTCCTATTGGAATGTACAATTTTGTTAAAAAAGTAAAAGATGTAGTAGATGTTCCATTAGACGCACATGTTCACAATGACATTGGGTTTGCAGTAGCAAATGCTTTTTCAGCTTGTGATGCAGGAGTTGATCAGATTCATACCACTATTGATGGAATTGGAGAAAGAACTGGAATCCCACCACTTGCAGAAGTAGCAGTTGCACTGACATATCTGTACAAATCTCCAAACGATTTCAGATTAGACATGCTATTAGATCTTTCAAGATTAATTGAAGAGTATACAACAATCAAACCATATGACTCAAAACCAATTGTCGGTTCATCAGCATACAAACACAAAGCTGGCACACACCTTGCAGCAATCCTCAGAAATCCAGCCGCATATGAGCCCATACCACCAAGAGCAGTTGGGAATAGAAGAAGGATTGTCTTTGGGGAACTTGCAGGAAAGACAGGTGCAGCCTATTTGATGTCGTTATTAGGCTTGGATAAAAATGATGAAAGCGCAAAGGCGGTAGCTGCTGGATTAAAGGGTCTTAGAATGGGAGATCTTATTGAAATCCCACTTGAAGATAGACTTGAAAAAAAGATAACTAATGATAAATAA
- a CDS encoding acetylornithine/succinylornithine family transaminase, with translation MSEDQFMGSLYQRFPVTVERGVGSHVWDSDGKEYIDCMGGYGVALVGHQNQRVNNAIKEQVDKIITVHSSLYNKTREEFLKTLIGLAPKGLTQVHLNNSGAEAIEAAIKFARKFTGKKGMVAMKGSYHGKSLGALSLTFNPKYKKAFEPLVEKVSFASFGDIESLRSAIDDDTAFVILEPIQGESGIIVAPDGFLQDVRKLCDEKGILLIFDEIQAGLGRTGRLWACEHWNTAPDILCLAKGIAGGVPMGATLVRPDILAAMSKGEHSSTFGGNPLSCAAGTAALKALTEDGLIENSEKMGKIFREGLEKLKEKHTIIREIRGKGLMIGIELKFEVKDILMGLIDKGVLMLYSGRNILRVLPPLVISEDDITKVLHALDSVLTEEEQKRDVQG, from the coding sequence ATGAGTGAAGATCAATTCATGGGAAGTCTCTATCAGAGATTCCCAGTTACAGTTGAAAGAGGAGTAGGATCTCATGTATGGGATAGTGATGGAAAAGAATACATCGATTGCATGGGAGGCTACGGTGTTGCACTAGTAGGCCATCAAAATCAAAGAGTCAACAATGCAATAAAAGAACAAGTTGATAAAATAATTACAGTACATAGTTCTCTATACAACAAAACAAGAGAAGAGTTTTTGAAAACATTAATCGGATTGGCACCTAAAGGACTCACACAAGTTCATCTAAACAACAGCGGTGCAGAAGCAATTGAAGCAGCAATAAAGTTTGCAAGGAAGTTCACAGGTAAAAAAGGAATGGTTGCAATGAAGGGATCATATCACGGCAAATCACTTGGAGCTTTATCACTAACATTTAATCCAAAATACAAAAAGGCATTTGAACCACTAGTTGAAAAAGTTTCATTTGCATCCTTTGGAGACATTGAATCACTTCGTTCAGCAATTGATGACGATACTGCATTTGTAATTTTGGAACCAATTCAAGGTGAGAGTGGGATAATTGTTGCTCCAGACGGATTTTTGCAAGATGTGCGAAAACTATGTGATGAAAAAGGAATTCTGTTAATTTTTGACGAAATACAAGCTGGTTTGGGACGAACTGGACGATTATGGGCATGCGAACATTGGAATACTGCACCAGATATTTTGTGTCTAGCAAAAGGAATCGCAGGGGGCGTTCCAATGGGTGCAACACTTGTTAGACCAGACATTCTTGCTGCAATGAGTAAAGGAGAACATTCTTCAACATTTGGCGGAAACCCATTATCATGTGCTGCAGGGACTGCAGCTCTTAAAGCACTGACAGAAGATGGATTAATAGAAAATTCTGAAAAGATGGGCAAGATATTCAGAGAGGGTCTAGAGAAACTAAAAGAAAAGCACACCATAATTAGGGAAATTCGAGGAAAGGGACTAATGATAGGAATAGAATTAAAATTTGAAGTAAAAGACATCCTGATGGGATTAATAGACAAAGGCGTCCTTATGTTATATTCAGGAAGAAACATACTCAGAGTACTTCCTCCACTAGTGATTTCCGAAGACGACATAACAAAAGTTTTACATGCTCTAGATTCTGTACTTACTGAAGAGGAGCAAAAAAGAGATGTACAAGGATAA
- a CDS encoding ABC transporter permease, translating to MAKNFTPHRIAFYIGIIAVWQIVAMTGVWPDNVFPSPYEVAEDLAYSASDGSLFYGIATSMWRLIIGLAIAIAGGVVLGIFMARVEVINKTVGSLVLGLQSIPSIAWVPLAILWFGLTDGGIIFVTAIGAIFAVTINTYTGVKNIDPHFIEAARNMGAKGSQLITAVLIPAAFPYMITGFKQGWAFAWRGVIGAEILFSFLGLGFLLNAGRSLTDVSQVIAIMMIIMGIGLVIDGVLFTRLENKVMSRWGLR from the coding sequence ATGGCGAAAAACTTTACTCCTCACAGAATTGCTTTTTACATTGGAATAATTGCAGTCTGGCAAATAGTTGCAATGACTGGAGTGTGGCCAGATAATGTTTTTCCATCCCCGTATGAGGTAGCTGAAGATTTGGCATATAGTGCATCTGACGGTAGTCTATTTTATGGAATTGCAACAAGTATGTGGAGATTAATTATTGGATTGGCAATTGCAATTGCTGGTGGTGTTGTACTGGGAATTTTTATGGCCAGAGTTGAAGTGATCAATAAAACAGTCGGTTCCCTAGTTTTAGGATTACAATCAATTCCTTCAATTGCTTGGGTTCCACTTGCAATACTCTGGTTTGGATTAACTGATGGAGGAATTATTTTCGTTACTGCGATTGGAGCTATTTTTGCAGTTACAATAAACACCTACACTGGAGTCAAAAACATAGATCCTCACTTTATTGAGGCTGCAAGAAATATGGGTGCAAAGGGCAGTCAGCTAATCACTGCTGTCTTAATTCCAGCAGCATTCCCATACATGATTACTGGCTTCAAACAAGGTTGGGCGTTTGCCTGGAGAGGTGTAATTGGTGCTGAAATCCTCTTCTCATTTCTGGGTCTTGGATTTTTACTAAATGCCGGACGTTCTCTTACTGATGTCTCACAAGTAATTGCCATAATGATGATAATTATGGGAATTGGATTGGTAATTGACGGAGTTTTATTTACCCGATTAGAGAATAAAGTGATGTCTCGTTGGGGATTAAGATAA
- a CDS encoding [LysW]-aminoadipate/[LysW]-glutamate kinase, which produces MITIKIGGSVVDNLHPSTISDIKKVAESEGVILVHGGGKEVTKVCEELGKEPKFVTSPSGIKSRYTDKETAEIFTMVMSGRINKTIVQMLQKNGINAIGLSGVDAKIIQADRKKKLLIVNEKGRKQAIDGGYTGKITDINSDFIKLLLEQGLTPVISPIAISEESEFLNVDGDRAAAYIAGKVGCDKVLFITNVDGLLMDDKLVPKLTLAEAKEIRPKIGPGMEKKILASTEALDMGVKKALIANGQKENPISSAIAQDNCTVIEHE; this is translated from the coding sequence ATGATCACAATCAAGATTGGCGGAAGTGTGGTAGATAATTTACACCCATCAACAATTTCAGATATTAAAAAGGTAGCAGAATCAGAAGGAGTGATTTTAGTTCATGGCGGAGGAAAAGAAGTTACAAAAGTTTGTGAAGAACTTGGAAAAGAACCAAAATTTGTCACGTCTCCTAGCGGAATAAAGAGCAGATATACCGACAAAGAAACTGCAGAAATTTTTACAATGGTCATGTCAGGTAGGATAAACAAAACAATTGTTCAGATGCTTCAAAAAAATGGAATTAATGCGATTGGTCTTTCAGGTGTAGATGCCAAAATTATTCAAGCTGACAGAAAAAAGAAACTCCTCATTGTTAACGAAAAAGGCAGAAAACAGGCAATTGATGGCGGATATACAGGAAAAATTACCGATATCAACTCTGATTTCATCAAATTACTCCTAGAACAGGGATTAACTCCAGTCATCTCACCCATAGCAATTAGCGAAGAATCAGAATTTCTCAATGTTGATGGGGACAGAGCTGCGGCATACATTGCAGGCAAAGTAGGATGCGACAAAGTACTATTCATTACAAATGTAGATGGATTGCTAATGGATGACAAACTTGTTCCAAAATTAACTTTAGCAGAAGCAAAAGAAATCAGGCCAAAAATTGGACCAGGAATGGAAAAAAAGATTTTGGCATCAACAGAAGCATTAGATATGGGAGTAAAAAAAGCCCTAATTGCAAATGGCCAAAAAGAAAACCCCATATCTTCAGCAATTGCGCAGGATAATTGTACGGTGATTGAGCATGAGTGA
- a CDS encoding alpha-aminoadipate/glutamate carrier protein LysW, with product MNCPECDATLNIPDDASVGEIVSCPDCGADFEISKKDGSNVELKQAESVGEDWGE from the coding sequence ATGAACTGCCCAGAATGTGATGCAACACTAAACATCCCAGACGATGCCTCAGTAGGAGAAATTGTCTCCTGTCCTGATTGTGGCGCTGACTTTGAAATATCTAAAAAAGACGGATCAAATGTTGAGCTTAAACAAGCAGAAAGCGTAGGCGAAGACTGGGGAGAGTAA
- a CDS encoding ABC transporter ATP-binding protein, whose amino-acid sequence MTKLEAKNIVKYFSHDSHKLKALGGVNLKVEAGDFVCLVGPSGCGKSTFLRIVAGLETPDDGQILFDGHPVAETGPERIMVFQEGALFPWLKVQDNVEFGLKMAGIPKEERAKISHRYLDMMQLTKFADSYTYQLSTGMKQRVAIARALVMDPDILLMDEPFAALDAQTRDLLLVEMQLIWEKTKKTILFVTHNVSEAAVLGTKVAIFSNRPSIIKKEVDNNFPRPRVTEDESLLKFQQDILAELRPEVKKSKE is encoded by the coding sequence ATGACTAAACTCGAAGCAAAAAATATTGTAAAATATTTCAGCCATGATTCACACAAACTGAAGGCACTTGGTGGAGTTAACCTCAAAGTTGAGGCCGGTGACTTTGTATGTTTGGTAGGACCATCCGGATGTGGTAAATCGACATTTTTACGCATAGTTGCTGGCTTGGAAACTCCTGATGATGGCCAAATTTTGTTTGATGGACATCCTGTTGCAGAAACAGGACCTGAAAGAATTATGGTCTTTCAGGAAGGAGCTCTGTTCCCATGGCTCAAGGTTCAAGATAACGTGGAATTTGGATTAAAGATGGCAGGTATTCCAAAAGAAGAACGTGCAAAGATATCCCATAGATATCTTGACATGATGCAACTTACCAAATTTGCAGATTCTTATACGTATCAACTTTCAACTGGAATGAAACAACGTGTAGCTATAGCTAGAGCACTTGTAATGGATCCTGACATTCTACTTATGGATGAGCCATTTGCAGCACTTGATGCACAAACTCGTGATTTGTTGTTAGTTGAGATGCAGTTAATTTGGGAAAAGACAAAAAAGACAATTCTTTTTGTAACTCATAATGTTTCAGAAGCTGCAGTTCTTGGAACTAAGGTTGCAATTTTTAGTAATCGTCCATCAATTATCAAAAAAGAAGTTGATAATAATTTTCCACGTCCAAGAGTAACTGAGGACGAGTCATTACTTAAATTTCAACAAGATATTTTAGCAGAATTAAGACCTGAGGTAAAGAAAAGCAAAGAGTGA
- a CDS encoding ABC transporter substrate-binding protein: protein MKTRSIISAGIAGIILLTVMGITLNSSVATHENKIRIAYFPNIGHSIPIVGMEKGFFEKSVGDEIKIETRIFDSGPQAIESLFANSVDLAYVGPGPAINGFLNSENHNVKILAGAASGGSSFIVHPSSEIKSASDFAGKKIAAPQIGNTQDVSLRNYLSENGLKPAEKGGSVIVYNISNPDIYTLFVKGDIDGAWVAEPWATILETELGGKRLFHEEELWPNNEFASVLLIANVDYVEKNHKSVSDLLTAHHKTADWINQNPTETRIVFNNFLKSHLGKSLPDEVVDVALSNVVITSDPLLDSVYSFAKKSDALGYLGRNGYDLSGIFYPVDSNSILEESK, encoded by the coding sequence ATGAAAACTCGATCAATTATCTCTGCAGGTATTGCAGGAATAATTTTACTGACAGTAATGGGAATTACTCTTAATTCTAGCGTTGCCACACATGAAAATAAAATCCGTATCGCGTATTTTCCAAATATTGGGCATTCAATTCCAATAGTTGGAATGGAAAAAGGCTTTTTTGAAAAAAGTGTTGGGGATGAAATAAAAATTGAAACACGTATTTTTGATAGCGGTCCACAAGCAATTGAATCCTTGTTTGCAAATTCTGTTGATCTTGCATATGTGGGACCTGGTCCTGCAATTAACGGCTTTTTAAATTCTGAGAATCACAATGTAAAGATTCTTGCAGGAGCTGCAAGTGGAGGTTCAAGTTTCATTGTTCATCCTTCATCTGAAATAAAGTCTGCATCTGACTTTGCAGGAAAAAAGATTGCTGCACCTCAAATTGGAAATACTCAGGATGTATCCCTTCGAAATTATCTTTCAGAAAATGGATTGAAACCTGCTGAAAAAGGCGGCTCTGTAATAGTTTACAATATTTCAAATCCTGACATTTACACATTATTTGTTAAGGGTGATATTGATGGAGCTTGGGTTGCAGAACCTTGGGCAACAATTTTAGAAACTGAACTTGGAGGAAAAAGATTGTTTCATGAGGAAGAATTGTGGCCAAATAATGAATTTGCATCTGTTCTTTTAATTGCAAATGTGGATTATGTTGAAAAAAATCACAAATCAGTTTCTGATCTGTTAACTGCGCATCATAAAACTGCCGACTGGATAAATCAAAATCCGACTGAAACAAGAATTGTTTTTAATAATTTTCTGAAATCACATTTAGGAAAATCACTGCCTGATGAAGTTGTTGATGTGGCATTATCCAATGTTGTTATTACGTCAGATCCTTTACTTGATTCTGTTTACTCTTTTGCAAAAAAGTCAGATGCGTTAGGATATTTGGGACGAAATGGATATGACTTATCTGGAATCTTTTACCCTGTTGATTCAAATTCTATCTTGGAGGAAAGCAAGTGA
- the argC gene encoding N-acetyl-gamma-glutamyl-phosphate reductase produces the protein MKVGVVGASGYVGGETLRLLVNHPDVEIAMVTSRQHVGEYLHRVQPSLKGFTDLMFSELDYDRLTDQCDLVFTAVPHGTATEIVKALYDRGIKVIDLSADYRLHNQDAYDKWYGWKHPHPDYLAKSVFGVPELHREAIKKAQLVSCPGCMAVTSMLALAPLIRNDIIDTEHIVVDSKIGSSGAGSGSGTAHAMRAGVIRPYKPAKHRHTGEIEQELSEIAGHKIRVSMSPHAVDVVRGILCTNHTFLKKDIEEKELWKLYRQAYGEERFIRLIRDKKGLYKFPDPKFLVGSNFCDIGFDLDEDNNRLIALSASDNLMKGAAGSAIQNMNVMCGFDEMDGLRNTPLTPV, from the coding sequence ATGAAAGTAGGTGTTGTTGGAGCATCAGGATATGTAGGCGGAGAGACACTTCGTCTGCTGGTTAATCATCCAGATGTTGAAATCGCCATGGTTACATCAAGGCAACATGTAGGAGAGTATCTCCACAGAGTTCAACCAAGTTTGAAAGGATTTACAGATCTGATGTTTTCAGAATTAGACTATGATAGATTAACAGATCAATGTGATTTAGTTTTCACTGCTGTTCCTCATGGAACTGCAACTGAAATTGTAAAGGCACTTTATGACAGAGGAATCAAAGTGATAGATCTGAGTGCCGACTATAGATTGCACAATCAGGATGCATATGACAAATGGTATGGCTGGAAACACCCACACCCAGATTACCTAGCAAAATCAGTTTTTGGAGTACCTGAATTACATAGAGAAGCAATCAAAAAAGCACAACTTGTTTCCTGTCCTGGATGTATGGCAGTTACATCGATGTTAGCTCTTGCACCATTAATTCGAAATGACATAATCGATACAGAACATATTGTAGTAGATTCTAAAATCGGCTCTTCTGGCGCAGGTTCTGGTTCAGGAACTGCACATGCAATGAGAGCTGGAGTCATCAGACCATACAAACCTGCAAAACACAGACATACTGGTGAAATTGAACAGGAGCTTAGTGAAATTGCAGGACATAAAATTCGTGTTTCAATGAGTCCACATGCAGTGGATGTAGTTCGTGGAATTTTGTGTACAAATCACACATTCTTGAAAAAAGATATTGAAGAAAAAGAATTATGGAAATTATATCGTCAAGCTTATGGTGAAGAAAGATTCATCAGATTAATTCGAGATAAAAAGGGATTATACAAATTCCCAGATCCAAAATTCTTAGTTGGTTCAAACTTTTGTGACATCGGATTTGATTTAGATGAAGACAACAATAGATTAATCGCATTGTCTGCATCAGATAACTTGATGAAAGGTGCAGCAGGTTCTGCCATTCAAAACATGAATGTAATGTGTGGTTTTGATGAAATGGACGGACTAAGAAACACCCCACTAACTCCAGTATAG